A window of Grus americana isolate bGruAme1 chromosome 21, bGruAme1.mat, whole genome shotgun sequence contains these coding sequences:
- the DDI2 gene encoding protein DDI1 homolog 2 isoform X2: MLLTVFCLRRDRSELTFSLQVDADFELQNFRALCELESGIPAAESQIVYAEQPLTDNNRSLASYGLKDGDVVILRQKETIEPRPSIRFPGLPRIDFSSIAVPGTSTQQHQPPAQRLRPSPPDAPSFPQGLDNPALLREMLLANPHELSLLKERNPPLAEALLSGDLEKFTRVLLEQQQDRARREQERIRLYSADPFDLEAQAKIEEDIRQQNIEENMTIAMEEAPESFGQVVMLYINCKVNGHPVKAFVDSGAQMTIMSQACAERCNIMRLVDRRWAGIAKGVGTQKIIGRVHLAQVQIEGDFLACSFSILEEQPMDMLLGLDMLKRHQCSIDLKKNVLVIGTTGSQTTFLPEGELPECARLAYGAGREDVRPEEIADQELAEAIQKSVEEAERQKP, encoded by the exons ATGCTGCTCACCGTGTTCTGCCTGCGCCGCGACCGCAGCGagctcaccttctccctccaggTGGACGCCGACTTCGAACTCCAAAACTTCCGGGCTCTCTGCGAACTGGAGTCCGGTATCCCGGCGGCCGAGAGCCAG ATCGTCTATGCGGAGCAGCCTCTGACTGACAACAACAGATCTTTGGCCTCCTATGGCTTGAAAGATGGGGACGTGGTGATTTTGCGACAGAAAGAGACCATAGAGCCACGGCCCTCCATCCGTTTCCCAG GTCTGCCGAGGATAGACTTCAGCAGCATTGCGGTTCCTGGGACATCCACTCAGCAGCATCAGCCACCAGCACAACGTCTTCGCCCATCACCTCCCGATGCACCTTCGTTCCCTCAGGGTTTGGACAATCCGGCGCTGCTACGGGAGATGTTGCTTGCAAATCCCCATGAGCTGTCCCTGCTGAAGGAGCGCAATCCGCCCTTGGCGGAGGCGTTGCTCAGTGGAGACCTTG AGAAGTTCACCAGGGTATTGCTGGAGCAACAGCAGGACCGAGCCCGGCGGGAGCAAGAGAGGATCCGACTCTATTCAGCTGACCCTTTTGATCTTGAGGCACAGGCCAAGATAGAAGAAGATATAAG GCAGCAAAACATTGAAGAAAATATGACGATAGCAATGGAAGAGGCCCCCGAGAGTTTTGGCCAGGTGGTGATGCTGTATATTAACTGCAAAGTCAACGGACATCCAGTGAAAGCCTTCGTTGACTCAG GTGCCCAGATGACCATCATGAGCCAAGCTTGTGCTGAAAGGTGCAACATAATGAGGCTGGTAGATCGGCGGTGGGCTGGCATTGCTAAAGGTGTAGGGACGCAGAAAATAATTGGCAGAGTGCACTTAG CTCAGGTCCAGATTGAAGGGGATTTCCTGGCGTGCTCCTTCTCAATCCTTGAAGAGCAGCCCATGGACATGCTTCTAGGACTGGATATGCTGAAGAGGCATCAG TGTTCGATTGATCTCAAGAAGAATGTACTAGTGATCGGCACAACTGGCTCGCAGACCACTTTCCTCCCAGAGGGCGAGCTCCCAGAGTGCGCCCGGCTGGCTTATGGGGCTGGTCGGGAAGACGTGCGGCCGGAGGAGATTGCAGACCAGGAACTAGCAGAAGCAATACAGAAGTCCGTAGAGGAAGCAG AACGTCAGAAGCCTTGA
- the DDI2 gene encoding protein DDI1 homolog 2 isoform X1 gives MLLTVFCLRRDRSELTFSLQVDADFELQNFRALCELESGIPAAESQIVYAEQPLTDNNRSLASYGLKDGDVVILRQKETIEPRPSIRFPGLPRIDFSSIAVPGTSTQQHQPPAQRLRPSPPDAPSFPQGLDNPALLREMLLANPHELSLLKERNPPLAEALLSGDLEKFTRVLLEQQQDRARREQERIRLYSADPFDLEAQAKIEEDIRQQNIEENMTIAMEEAPESFGQVVMLYINCKVNGHPVKAFVDSGAQMTIMSQACAERCNIMRLVDRRWAGIAKGVGTQKIIGRVHLAQVQIEGDFLACSFSILEEQPMDMLLGLDMLKRHQCSIDLKKNVLVIGTTGSQTTFLPEGELPECARLAYGAGREDVRPEEIADQELAEAIQKSVEEAENSDKETTSLEMPSLPASDGFENPVQSSGLNSKICNPTNKLLDRSVSAPASICSSESSLAEPIDPRAVKSFESSTECRITPEKEHPLLLQHLSNNASLANNDPSPQTGEVTCCDPACLSQKTLKETFIADSLKECNAKEQDRGQEHPLEVTKENSLADTAAKHGQNKDVCLSSEQEQKHELPIDTHQTCKEPEKEHLEKQTETTDPEPPYHVGGVEKPVVEEASQLENPPTEMRGDGLEKAGPSGAKGSIRMSASCSHMHVEAFMEIDVVEQSVAEAHSSTSEQKRQVENRSVSDLNSDTVSMEVESLKSVSSLSDLLSTGDLPHSKSTSEIPVKHNELSDLAAEDRPSPSSIHQPDTDPGRPSDEPCFSLASALKELHKLLVISRKGECKSLASEEVSQLEMVHREPAAQQQGLPDDEQKGSDPASQEQSCSFYEMRSEGGKAEGKQPCDSGMENISVGSVRHMQSALAEGVLEIQKFSGKSDLVVVNSAATSDQQQSSEQAEVLAEGYRSPASPTLEQNASVSTKPALDEGAPRDTRSMLAGAPGRSSGSAPEGPWPLGGCEEPLLIPLAGSTGLTSGASPPHAFPAADVDRILGAGFTTREALEALERADGNADLALLILLAKSIVVPT, from the exons ATGCTGCTCACCGTGTTCTGCCTGCGCCGCGACCGCAGCGagctcaccttctccctccaggTGGACGCCGACTTCGAACTCCAAAACTTCCGGGCTCTCTGCGAACTGGAGTCCGGTATCCCGGCGGCCGAGAGCCAG ATCGTCTATGCGGAGCAGCCTCTGACTGACAACAACAGATCTTTGGCCTCCTATGGCTTGAAAGATGGGGACGTGGTGATTTTGCGACAGAAAGAGACCATAGAGCCACGGCCCTCCATCCGTTTCCCAG GTCTGCCGAGGATAGACTTCAGCAGCATTGCGGTTCCTGGGACATCCACTCAGCAGCATCAGCCACCAGCACAACGTCTTCGCCCATCACCTCCCGATGCACCTTCGTTCCCTCAGGGTTTGGACAATCCGGCGCTGCTACGGGAGATGTTGCTTGCAAATCCCCATGAGCTGTCCCTGCTGAAGGAGCGCAATCCGCCCTTGGCGGAGGCGTTGCTCAGTGGAGACCTTG AGAAGTTCACCAGGGTATTGCTGGAGCAACAGCAGGACCGAGCCCGGCGGGAGCAAGAGAGGATCCGACTCTATTCAGCTGACCCTTTTGATCTTGAGGCACAGGCCAAGATAGAAGAAGATATAAG GCAGCAAAACATTGAAGAAAATATGACGATAGCAATGGAAGAGGCCCCCGAGAGTTTTGGCCAGGTGGTGATGCTGTATATTAACTGCAAAGTCAACGGACATCCAGTGAAAGCCTTCGTTGACTCAG GTGCCCAGATGACCATCATGAGCCAAGCTTGTGCTGAAAGGTGCAACATAATGAGGCTGGTAGATCGGCGGTGGGCTGGCATTGCTAAAGGTGTAGGGACGCAGAAAATAATTGGCAGAGTGCACTTAG CTCAGGTCCAGATTGAAGGGGATTTCCTGGCGTGCTCCTTCTCAATCCTTGAAGAGCAGCCCATGGACATGCTTCTAGGACTGGATATGCTGAAGAGGCATCAG TGTTCGATTGATCTCAAGAAGAATGTACTAGTGATCGGCACAACTGGCTCGCAGACCACTTTCCTCCCAGAGGGCGAGCTCCCAGAGTGCGCCCGGCTGGCTTATGGGGCTGGTCGGGAAGACGTGCGGCCGGAGGAGATTGCAGACCAGGAACTAGCAGAAGCAATACAGAAGTCCGTAGAGGAAGCAG aGAATAGTGACAAAGAAACTACCTCACTGGAAATGCCCTCGTTACCAGCTTCTGATGGGTTTGAAAATCCAGTCCAGTCTTCGGGACTAAATTCCAAGATCTGTAATCCCACAAATAAATTACTTGATCGTTCTGTCTCTGCCCCTGCTTCAATTTGCTCATCCGAATCTAGCCTCGCAGAGCCCATTGATCCTAGAGCCGTCAAGTCTTTTGAGTCTTCAACTGAATGCCGGATAACCCCAGAAAAAGAACATCCTCTCTTACTACAGCATCTTTCCAATAACGCTTCCTTGGCAAATAACGACCCTTCTCCCCAGACAGGGGAGGTAACCTGTTGCGATCCAGCTTGCCTTTCACAGAAGACActcaaagaaacatttattgctGACAGTCTAAAGGAATGTAATGCTAAAGAACAAGACCGTGGTCAGGAACATCCTTTGGAagtgacaaaagaaaatagtttggcTGACACTGCTGCTAAGCATGGGCAAAATAAagatgtctgtctgtcttcagaaCAGGAGCAAAAGCATGAGCTTCCCATAGACACCCATCAGACGTGCAAAGAACCAGAGAAGGAACATCTGGAGAAGCAAACTGAGACAACTGACCCAGAACCTCCTTACCATGTTGGTGGGGTTGAGAAACCTGTTGTGGAAGAAGCCAGCCAGCTGGAAAATCCTCCTACAGAAATGAGAGGAGATGGACTGGAGAAAGCAGGTCCTTCCGGTGCAAAAGGGAGTATCCGAATGTCAGCCTCCTGTAGCCATATGCATGTGGAAGCCTTCATGGAAATAGATGTAGTTGAGCAGTCTGTAGCTGAAGCGCACAGCTCGACGAGCGAGCAGAAGCGACAGGTTGAGAACAGAAGCGTGTCTGACCTGAACTCGGACACTGTCTCTATGGAAGTGGAGTCGCTGAAGTCTGTATCCTCCTTGAGTGATCTGCTTTCCACTGGTGATCTCCCCCACTCTAAAAGCACTAGTGAAATTCCTGTAAAGCATAACGAGTTGTCTGATTTGGCAGCTGAAGACAGGCCTTCCCCCTCCAGCATCCATCAGCCAGACACGGATCCAGGAAGACCTTCAGATGAGCCATGTTTCTCTCTAGCATCAGCCTTGAAAGAGCTGCACAAGCTCTTGGTTATCAGTCGGAAAGGAGAATGTAAAAGCCTTGCCTCTGAAGAAGTCTCTCAGCTGGAAATGGTTCACAgagagccagcagcacagcagcaggggCTTCCTGACGATGAGCAGAAAGGCTCAGATCCAGCCAGCCAGGAACAGAGTTGTTCCTTCTATGAGATGAGGTCTGAAGGtggaaaagcagaggggaaacaGCCTTGTGATTCTGGCATGGAAAACATCAGCGTTGGGTCCGTCAGACACATGCAGTCAGCTCTCGCAGAAGGTGTTTTAGAGATTCAGAAGTTTTCAGGTAAGAGCGATTTGGTCGTGGTGAATTCTGCAGCGACATCTGACCAGCAACAGAGCTCTGAGCAGGCGGAGGTTTTGGCAGAAGGTTATCGGAGTCCAGCTAGTCCGACTTTGGAGCAAAATGCATCTGTTTCCACTAAACCTGCTTTGGATGAAGGTGCACCTCGAGATACTCGGAGCATGCTCGCTGGAGCACCTGGGAGAAGCAGCGgttctgctcctgaaggtccgtGGCCGTTGGGTGGGTGTGAGGAACCACTGCTGATCCCACTGGCTGGCTCTACTGGACTTACCTCAGGTGCTTCTCCACCACATGCTTTTCCTGCAGCCGATGTTGATCGGATCCTCGGCGCTGGTTTTACCACACGGGAAGCTCTTGAGGCTTTGGAACGAGCAGATGGAAATGCAGATCTTGCTCTTCTCATTTTGCTAGCCAAGAGTATCGTCGTTCCTACGTAA
- the DDOST gene encoding dolichyl-diphosphooligosaccharide--protein glycosyltransferase 48 kDa subunit — translation MAAAALRLWWLLVVAAAGAEGGPRTLVLLENGNLRDTHSLFFRSLADRGFDLTFRTADDAGLSLIKYGEFLYDNLIIFSPSIEDFGGNINVETITAFIDGGGSVLVAASSDIGDPLRELGSECGIEFDEERTAVIDHHNYDISDPGQHTLIVADTENLLKAPTIVGKTTLNPILFRGVGMVADPDNPLVLDILTGSSTSYSFFPDKPITQYPHAVGKNTLLIAGLQARNNARVVFSGSLDFFSDAFFNSAVQKAAPGSKRYSQTGNYELAVALSRWVFKEEGVLRVGAVSHHRVGELAPPNAYTVTDLVEYSIVIEKLSDGKWVPFDGDDIQLEFVRIDPFVRTFLKRNGGKYSVQFKLPDVYGVFQFKVDYNRLGYTHLYSSTQVSVRPLQHTQYERFIPSAYPYYAGAFSMMVGLFMFSIVFLHMKEKEKSD, via the exons ATGGCGGCGGCCGCGCTCCGGCTGTGGTGGCTCTtggtggtggcggcggccggggctgAGGGGGGACCCCGcaccctggtgctgctggagaacGGCAACCTGCGGGACACGCACTCGCTCTTCTTCCGCAGCCTGGCGG ACAGGGGCTTCGATCTCACTTTCCGCACAGCGGATGATGCTGGCCTGTCCCTGATAAAATACGGAGAATTTTTGTATGACAACTTGATCATCTTTTCACCGTCCATAGAAG ATTTTGGTGGAAACATCAACGTGGAAACCATTACCGCTTTCATCGATGGCGGTGGCAGCGTCCTCGTCGCTGCCAGCTCAGACATCG GCGACCCACTGCGAGAGCTGGGAAGCGAGTGCGGGATCGAGTTTGATGAGGAAAGGACGGCTGTCATCGACCATCACAACTACGATATATCTGACCCCGGCCAG CACACGCTCATAGTCGCAGACACTGAAAATCTCCTGAAGGCTCCCACCATCGTGGGGAAAACGACACTGAACCCCATCCTTTTCCGAGGAGTCGG GATGGTGGCTGATCCCGACAACCCGCTGGTGCTGGATATCCTGACCGGCTCTTCTACCTCCTACTCCTTCTTCCCGGATAAGCCTATCACTCAG TACCCGCACGCGGTGGGGAAGAACACCCTTCTGATTGCAGGACTCCAGGCTCGGAACAATGCCCGCGTTGTTTTCAGCGGTTCCTTGGATTTCTTTAGCGATGCCTTTTTCAATTCCGCTGTGCAGAAAGCCGCTCCTGGCTCCAAGAG ATACTCGCAGACGGGTAATTACGAGCTGGCTGTTGCCTTGTCCCGCTGGGTGTTCAAGGAAGAGGGAGTGCTGCGCGTCGGAGCGGTGTCCCACCACCGCGTGGGGGAACTTGCGCCTCCCAACGCCTACACCGTCACCGACCTCGTG GAGTACAGCATTGTCATTGAAAAGCTTTCTGACGGCAAGTGGGTACCCTTCGATGGAGACGATATTCAGCTGGAGTTCGTCCGCATCGATCCCTTCGTGCGCACCTTCCTGAAGCGGAACG GCGGCAAATACAGCGTGCAGTTCAAGCTGCCGGACGTCTACGGCGTGTTTCAGTTTAAAGTGGATTATAACCGGCTGGGTTACACCCACCTCTACTCCTCCACCCAG gtGTCTGTCCGTCCCCTCCAGCACACGCAGTACGAACGTTTTATCCCCTCGGCGTACCCATACTACGCCGGCGCCTTCTCCATGATGGTTGGCCTCTTCATGTTCAGCATCGTCTTCCTGCAcatgaaggagaaggagaaatccGACTGA